One window from the genome of Spirosoma rhododendri encodes:
- the lysA gene encoding diaminopimelate decarboxylase: MQLEPSSGRSARYQIQGVDVLSIAEQFGLPLYVYDANKIIEKIGDLRSAFSGVNLRIKYAAKALTNVSILKLMRQQGVEMDSVSINEARMGMLAGFAPEQIMFTPSGVSFDEVREAIELGVQLNVDSLSLLEWVGQNYGGSVPVSIRINPHISEGGNLKISTGHADSKFGISVEQRADIRRIVEQYAIHIVGLHVHTGSDFKNASAFLDGAAVLFNMATDYTDLRFIDFGSGFKVAYKEGDHVTDIADLGQKVSTAFQAFCERYGRNLELWFEPGKFLVSESGHLLVQTNIVKENPTRTFAAVDSGLNHLIRPMMYDSWHDIRNVSNPEGDEKPYTVVGYICETDTFATDRPLPEVRPGDVLSFENAGAYGFSMASTYNARFRPAEVLVYDGAPYLIRQRDTFEDLMRGQVDVPVLNTEEIAQ, translated from the coding sequence ATGCAACTTGAACCATCTTCGGGTCGGTCGGCCCGCTACCAGATTCAGGGCGTCGATGTACTCAGCATAGCCGAGCAGTTTGGTCTGCCGCTGTATGTGTACGATGCTAACAAAATTATCGAAAAAATCGGCGACCTACGGTCGGCATTTAGCGGGGTAAATCTGCGCATAAAATACGCGGCAAAAGCCCTGACCAACGTGTCGATTTTGAAGCTAATGCGGCAGCAGGGCGTCGAGATGGATTCGGTGTCGATCAACGAAGCACGAATGGGTATGCTGGCCGGGTTTGCTCCGGAGCAGATCATGTTCACGCCCAGCGGGGTTTCGTTCGACGAAGTTCGGGAAGCCATCGAACTGGGCGTACAGCTCAACGTCGATAGCCTGTCGCTGCTCGAATGGGTAGGGCAGAATTACGGCGGCAGCGTCCCGGTGAGTATTCGCATTAACCCGCACATCAGCGAAGGCGGTAACCTGAAAATCTCGACCGGCCACGCCGATTCCAAGTTCGGTATTTCGGTGGAGCAACGAGCCGACATTCGCCGGATCGTGGAGCAGTACGCCATCCACATTGTCGGGCTACACGTTCACACCGGCTCTGATTTCAAAAACGCCAGTGCGTTTCTCGACGGTGCCGCCGTGCTATTCAACATGGCAACCGACTACACGGATCTGCGCTTTATCGACTTCGGCAGCGGTTTCAAAGTTGCTTACAAGGAAGGCGATCACGTAACCGACATTGCCGATCTGGGTCAGAAAGTGAGTACTGCTTTTCAGGCGTTCTGCGAGCGGTACGGTCGTAACCTCGAACTGTGGTTTGAGCCGGGCAAATTCCTGGTCAGCGAGAGTGGACATCTGCTGGTGCAGACAAACATTGTCAAGGAGAATCCAACCCGGACGTTTGCGGCTGTCGACTCTGGTCTGAACCACCTGATTCGGCCAATGATGTACGACTCGTGGCACGACATTCGGAACGTATCGAATCCGGAAGGCGACGAAAAGCCGTATACGGTTGTTGGTTATATCTGCGAAACTGATACGTTTGCCACCGATCGGCCTCTGCCGGAAGTACGGCCCGGCGATGTATTGTCGTTCGAGAATGCGGGAGCGTATGGCTTCAGCATGGCCTCGACCTACAATGCCCGGTTCCGCCCAGCGGAAGTGCTGGTCTACGACGGTGCGCCCTACCTGATTCGGCAGCGCGATACTTTCGAAGACCTAATGCGCGGCCAGGTCGACGTACCAGTTTTGAATACGGAAGAAATTGCTCAGTAA
- a CDS encoding NCS2 family permease, translated as MTTTTRRTEVLAGISTFLATMYIIVVNPTILSQAGLPFSGVLTATVLLAFFCSLMMGLYARNPIVVAPGMGLNAFFTFTAVKGMGIAPETALGAVFWAGIIFLALSIFNIRSALVRIIPLPLRYAVSAGIGLFITLIGFQNAHFIIDNPATLVGVARLNDPVVLTFIIGLLLTSVLVVRRVTGAIIIGIVLTTLLAWPIGRYWGDASAVNYGQKTLVNLVSVIATPDFSLIGKLDLWGSLRWSVAPVIFAFAFTDLFDSLSTFVGVAEAGDLMDETGEPRNLRQSMLTDAVATTLAGVLGTSSGTAYIESAVGIAQGGRTGLTAIVAGCCFLPFLFLSPLLSAIPAIATAPAVVLVGAFMMTPVVRINWDKLDDAIPAFLALVLIPFSYSITQGLIWGFLSWTVIKLAVGKYSEVPAGLLIVDAFCVVSLVAEG; from the coding sequence ATGACGACAACGACCCGCCGGACGGAAGTGCTTGCCGGTATCTCTACCTTTCTGGCGACGATGTACATCATCGTTGTCAACCCCACCATTCTGAGTCAGGCGGGTTTGCCATTTAGCGGGGTACTGACAGCTACGGTGCTGCTGGCGTTTTTCTGTAGCCTGATGATGGGGCTGTATGCCCGTAACCCGATCGTCGTCGCGCCGGGTATGGGGCTGAACGCGTTCTTTACGTTCACTGCCGTCAAAGGGATGGGCATTGCACCGGAGACAGCGCTGGGGGCGGTATTCTGGGCGGGGATTATCTTTCTGGCGTTGTCTATTTTCAATATCCGGTCGGCACTGGTACGCATCATTCCGCTGCCGCTGCGCTACGCTGTTTCGGCGGGTATCGGCTTGTTTATCACGCTGATCGGCTTTCAGAACGCACACTTTATCATCGACAACCCGGCTACACTCGTCGGTGTGGCCCGGCTGAATGATCCTGTCGTACTCACATTCATTATCGGCCTGTTGCTGACCAGCGTACTCGTCGTGCGACGGGTGACGGGGGCCATTATCATCGGCATTGTGTTGACGACCCTGCTGGCCTGGCCCATCGGCCGATACTGGGGCGACGCATCGGCGGTGAACTATGGGCAGAAAACGTTGGTGAATCTGGTGTCAGTGATTGCAACTCCCGACTTTTCGCTGATCGGTAAGCTGGACTTGTGGGGATCGTTGCGGTGGTCGGTGGCCCCGGTCATCTTCGCCTTTGCCTTTACCGACCTGTTCGACAGCCTGTCGACGTTCGTGGGCGTCGCCGAAGCGGGTGACCTGATGGACGAAACTGGCGAACCGCGCAACCTGCGCCAGTCGATGCTGACCGATGCCGTGGCAACGACGCTGGCGGGTGTATTGGGCACCAGTTCGGGAACGGCTTATATCGAGTCGGCGGTGGGGATTGCGCAGGGCGGGCGCACAGGTCTGACGGCGATTGTGGCGGGTTGCTGCTTCCTGCCGTTCCTGTTCTTGTCGCCACTGCTATCCGCGATCCCGGCTATTGCAACGGCCCCGGCGGTGGTGCTGGTCGGCGCGTTTATGATGACACCCGTCGTGCGGATCAACTGGGATAAGCTTGATGATGCTATACCCGCTTTTCTGGCCCTCGTCCTGATTCCATTCAGCTATTCTATTACGCAGGGTCTGATCTGGGGTTTTCTGTCGTGGACGGTTATCAAACTGGCCGTTGGCAAATACAGCGAAGTGCCCGCTGGCCTGCTGATAGTCGACGCGTTTTGCGTCGTTTCGCTGGTAGCGGAGGGGTAA
- a CDS encoding DUF59 domain-containing protein, which translates to MTDEELKEQVVLALKSVYDPEIPVDVYELGLIYDIKIFPVNNVYILMTLTSPSCPSAGTIPSEIEEKVRAVEGVSDVSVELTFDPPYSTELMSEVAKLELGFM; encoded by the coding sequence ATGACAGACGAAGAATTGAAGGAACAGGTCGTGCTGGCGCTCAAGAGCGTGTACGACCCCGAAATCCCGGTCGATGTATATGAACTGGGGCTGATTTACGACATCAAGATATTTCCCGTCAACAACGTGTATATCCTGATGACGCTGACGTCGCCCTCATGCCCATCGGCTGGTACGATTCCCAGCGAAATCGAAGAGAAAGTACGGGCCGTCGAGGGGGTTAGCGACGTTAGCGTCGAACTAACCTTCGACCCACCCTACTCAACCGAACTGATGTCGGAAGTTGCCAAACTTGAACTGGGTTTCATGTAA
- a CDS encoding type II toxin-antitoxin system RelE/ParE family toxin, translating into MITWKESAQEEVRVIYEYLLDQSFAAADDWSDQLERKLALLDQFPEMGRIVPDLHISFIREIFVGSYRVVYSTQEPNVKIIAVRPMSRPLGKL; encoded by the coding sequence ATGATTACCTGGAAAGAGTCAGCGCAGGAGGAAGTTCGCGTCATTTACGAATACTTACTTGATCAGTCTTTTGCAGCGGCCGATGATTGGTCTGATCAGTTGGAACGCAAACTCGCCCTGTTAGATCAGTTCCCGGAAATGGGCCGTATCGTACCAGATTTGCATATTTCGTTCATTCGGGAAATTTTTGTGGGTAGCTATCGGGTTGTTTACAGCACGCAGGAGCCTAACGTAAAGATTATTGCCGTGCGTCCGATGAGCAGACCACTTGGCAAGCTATAA
- a CDS encoding phospholipase D-like domain-containing protein yields MHKDEILLDKNQVLAALSDLPDKVSSEELIERILFIKLIESRLLETAEVPNDQVMQLLRDVKQQKVAEVNRNA; encoded by the coding sequence ATGCACAAAGACGAAATTTTGCTTGATAAGAACCAGGTCTTAGCCGCACTCAGCGACTTACCAGACAAAGTTTCTTCCGAGGAACTGATCGAGCGCATTCTCTTTATTAAGTTGATCGAGAGCCGACTGCTTGAAACAGCTGAGGTTCCAAACGATCAGGTTATGCAGTTGTTACGTGACGTAAAGCAGCAGAAGGTGGCCGAAGTAAACCGTAATGCATGA
- a CDS encoding cysteine desulfurase — protein MQTAIAPSLDIQQIRQDFPILDQQINNRPLVYLDNAATTQKPRAVIDALTNYYEGYNANIHRGIHHLAEQATAAFEASRRAMQSFLNAEHWQEIIFTYGTTDGINLVAQAYGRRFLNAGDEIIISGMEHHSNIVPWQMLCEERGCVLKVIPVDEQGDLMLDEYDNLLSEKTKLVSVVHASNSLGTVNPVKTIIDKAHAVGAVVLIDGAQSSSHLTVDVQDLDADFFVCSAHKFYGPTGMGVLYGKTALLEAMSPYRGGGEMIREVTFEKTTYNDIPYKFEAGTPNIADVVAVKAAIEYIGQLSKEAISAHELDLLHYATEQLSEIDGLRIIGQAREKIGVVSFVMDGIHHQDMGVILDQQGIAVRTGHHCTMPLMHRFGIAGTTRASFAVYNTKDEIDRLAQGIRRVQKMML, from the coding sequence ATGCAAACGGCTATCGCCCCGTCTCTCGATATTCAGCAAATCCGGCAGGATTTTCCCATACTCGATCAGCAGATCAACAACCGTCCGCTGGTCTATCTTGACAATGCCGCTACGACGCAGAAACCCCGCGCCGTGATCGATGCACTGACGAATTATTACGAGGGCTACAACGCGAATATTCACCGGGGTATCCACCACCTGGCGGAGCAGGCTACGGCCGCGTTTGAAGCGTCGCGCCGGGCGATGCAGTCGTTTCTGAACGCCGAACACTGGCAGGAAATCATCTTCACCTACGGTACCACCGATGGGATCAACCTTGTCGCGCAAGCCTATGGCCGTCGGTTCCTCAACGCAGGCGACGAGATCATTATCTCGGGTATGGAGCACCACTCCAATATTGTGCCCTGGCAGATGCTGTGCGAAGAACGCGGCTGTGTGCTGAAAGTGATCCCGGTCGATGAACAAGGCGATCTGATGCTCGACGAATATGACAATCTGCTGTCGGAAAAAACGAAGCTGGTGTCGGTCGTCCACGCGTCAAACTCGCTGGGTACGGTCAACCCGGTCAAAACGATCATCGACAAAGCCCACGCTGTTGGTGCCGTTGTCCTGATCGATGGAGCACAGTCGTCTTCCCACCTGACCGTCGATGTGCAGGACCTCGACGCTGACTTCTTTGTTTGCTCAGCCCACAAATTCTACGGCCCGACGGGTATGGGCGTGCTGTATGGTAAAACGGCGCTGCTTGAAGCCATGTCGCCCTACCGGGGTGGTGGCGAAATGATTCGTGAAGTGACGTTTGAGAAGACGACATACAACGACATCCCCTACAAATTCGAAGCCGGCACGCCCAACATCGCCGATGTGGTAGCCGTGAAAGCCGCTATCGAGTATATCGGTCAGCTTAGCAAGGAAGCGATTTCGGCTCACGAGCTGGATTTACTCCACTATGCAACGGAGCAACTAAGCGAAATCGACGGGTTGCGGATCATCGGTCAGGCCAGGGAGAAAATCGGCGTTGTATCGTTCGTTATGGACGGTATTCACCATCAGGACATGGGCGTTATCCTCGATCAGCAGGGCATTGCCGTCCGGACGGGCCACCATTGCACCATGCCGCTGATGCATCGCTTTGGCATTGCCGGAACTACGCGGGCGTCATTTGCCGTTTACAACACCAAAGACGAAATCGACCGGCTCGCTCAGGGCATCCGCCGGGTTCAGAAAATGATGCTGTAA
- the sufD gene encoding Fe-S cluster assembly protein SufD, translating to MTPTYESYTDFKNQLLTAFRAGEERMNGESKTALHQVRRQALTAFDQLGFPTIRHEEWKYSNVNSLIKQRFAIDGTSTLTADDLSSLEIPNLDGNILYFVNGHYKPELSHIVSPASQVQISSLADAIKADPDAVGSHFATYADYKDSAFTALNTALASDGVVIRVPANTTVEQPIILRFISDARDNNVASQPRNLILVGKNAEVTIAESFRTLGDNSSFVNIVTEISLERDARMQYYKVQDETNQAYHIGTTQVHQTDNSHFYAATVTLNGNFVRNNLNIVLNGQYAEAFMYGLYMPNGRQHVDNHTLVDHAMPNSYSNELYKGILDDSGTGVFNGKIFVRPDAQKTNAYQSCKNVVLSPNATMNTKPQLEIFADDVKCSHGTTTGQLNDEALFYMQSRGIPKAEARTLLLYAFAQDVLSQIKIQPIRDYLEGVVTAKLAK from the coding sequence ATGACTCCGACTTACGAATCATATACTGATTTTAAAAACCAGCTACTGACCGCCTTCCGGGCCGGTGAGGAACGCATGAATGGCGAAAGCAAGACAGCCCTGCACCAGGTTCGGCGGCAGGCCCTGACTGCGTTCGATCAGCTTGGCTTTCCCACCATCCGGCACGAGGAATGGAAATATTCCAACGTCAATAGCCTGATTAAACAGCGGTTCGCCATCGACGGGACGTCGACACTGACCGCTGACGACCTCTCGTCGCTGGAGATTCCCAACCTCGACGGCAACATTCTGTATTTTGTCAACGGGCACTACAAACCCGAACTGTCGCATATCGTTAGCCCGGCCTCGCAGGTGCAGATCAGCAGTCTGGCCGACGCCATCAAAGCTGATCCCGACGCTGTTGGTAGCCACTTTGCTACCTATGCCGACTACAAAGACAGCGCGTTTACGGCTCTGAACACCGCCCTCGCCAGCGACGGCGTCGTAATTCGGGTACCGGCCAACACCACCGTCGAGCAGCCGATCATTCTGCGCTTCATCTCTGATGCCCGCGACAATAACGTGGCGTCGCAGCCGCGCAACCTGATTCTGGTGGGCAAAAACGCCGAGGTCACGATAGCCGAGTCGTTCCGCACACTGGGCGACAACAGCAGCTTCGTCAACATTGTAACCGAGATTTCGCTGGAACGCGACGCCCGGATGCAGTACTACAAAGTGCAGGACGAAACCAACCAGGCCTACCACATCGGCACGACGCAGGTGCATCAGACCGACAACAGCCACTTCTACGCGGCTACCGTCACGCTGAACGGCAACTTCGTTCGCAACAACCTGAACATTGTGCTGAATGGTCAGTACGCCGAAGCGTTTATGTATGGGCTGTATATGCCGAACGGCCGTCAGCACGTCGACAACCATACGCTGGTCGACCACGCGATGCCAAACTCGTATAGCAACGAACTGTACAAGGGCATTCTGGACGACAGCGGCACGGGCGTGTTTAATGGTAAGATTTTCGTCCGGCCCGACGCGCAGAAAACCAACGCGTACCAGTCGTGTAAGAACGTGGTACTGTCGCCCAACGCGACGATGAACACCAAGCCGCAGCTCGAAATCTTCGCCGACGACGTGAAGTGTTCGCACGGCACGACGACTGGCCAACTGAACGACGAGGCCCTGTTCTATATGCAGTCGCGGGGTATTCCAAAAGCCGAAGCCCGGACGCTGTTGCTGTATGCCTTCGCGCAGGACGTGCTCAGTCAGATCAAGATTCAGCCAATCCGCGACTATCTCGAAGGTGTCGTAACGGCCAAGCTGGCGAAATAG
- the sufC gene encoding Fe-S cluster assembly ATPase SufC, which yields MLSISNLQAAIGEKQILKGLDLEVKAGEVHAIMGPNGAGKSTLASVLAGRSDYEVTGGSVLFDGKDLLDMAPEERAAEGIFLAFQYPVEIPGVSTTNFLKTAMNEIRKHRGEQPLDAVQFLKLMKEKMQLVNIDQSLLSRSLNEGFSGGEKKRNEIFQMAMLEPKLAILDETDSGLDIDALRIVAEGVNKLRSPERATIVVTHYQRLLDYIVPDFVHVLYKGRIVKSGPKELAYELEEKGYDWIKAEVA from the coding sequence ATGTTATCCATCAGTAATTTACAGGCCGCTATCGGCGAAAAGCAGATATTAAAAGGACTTGACCTGGAAGTTAAAGCCGGTGAGGTTCACGCAATTATGGGTCCCAACGGGGCCGGTAAAAGCACACTGGCATCCGTACTGGCTGGTCGGTCAGACTATGAAGTAACGGGAGGCAGCGTATTGTTCGACGGTAAGGATCTGCTGGACATGGCTCCCGAAGAACGGGCCGCTGAAGGTATCTTTCTGGCATTCCAGTATCCGGTCGAGATTCCGGGCGTCAGTACGACCAACTTCCTGAAAACGGCGATGAACGAGATCAGAAAGCACCGGGGTGAGCAGCCGCTCGACGCCGTGCAGTTTCTGAAACTGATGAAGGAAAAGATGCAGCTCGTCAACATCGATCAGTCGCTGCTGAGCCGGTCGCTGAACGAAGGCTTTTCGGGCGGTGAGAAAAAACGGAACGAGATTTTCCAGATGGCCATGCTCGAACCGAAACTGGCGATTCTGGACGAAACCGACTCGGGTCTCGACATCGACGCACTGCGGATTGTGGCCGAAGGGGTCAACAAACTGCGGTCGCCGGAGCGGGCTACCATCGTTGTTACACACTATCAGCGTCTGCTCGACTATATCGTACCCGACTTCGTACACGTACTGTATAAAGGCCGGATCGTGAAGTCGGGACCGAAAGAACTGGCCTACGAACTCGAAGAAAAAGGATACGACTGGATCAAGGCGGAAGTGGCCTGA